The genomic DNA ACGCTTACGAAAGCTGAGGCGACGAAGGTCGCCCAGATGGCGCAGGACGGCCTCGCTCGCACCATCTATCCGGCACACACTCCCGGCGATGGTGACACCGTGTTTTCTCTGGCCACCGGCGCGTGGGAGGGGGAGGCAAACGTCTTCGTCATTGGAGCGCTTGCTGCCGAAGTCATGGCCGAAGCGATCCTTAGAGCCATCCGAATGGCCGAGGGGCTGCCGGGTATTCCAGCCGCCTCGGAACTCGGCAACTGACCGTTGTCGACGCGTGATTCTCGGTTGAATCGCTGACAACCCTGCCCTCTCTGTGAACCCGGACCCCAACGCACCAGTCGCACTCCAGCTCGGAGCGCTCGTTGCCTATTCGCTCGGGCTCATCGGGTTCGGACTGTGGGTGTCTCGACGGAGACGCGGAGGGTCGGCCAGCTTCTTCGTCGCGGACCGCAAGCTCGGCCCCGGCCTGCTCTTCTCAACCTTCTTGGCGGCGAACATTGGAGCCGGATCGATCATCGGGGCATCCGCGCTCTCATACAACGTCGGTGTCTCCGCGTGGTGGTTCGTGGGGTCTGCAGGGATCGGCCAACTCGTCCTCGCCTTCTTCGTTGGTCCTCGAATCTGGAGGGTGGCCAAGGCGCACGACCTTTACACGGTGGGCGACTACCTCGAGCACAGGTACGGCAGCGCCGTGCGGGTGACCGTGGCGTCGATCCTCTGGCTGGGCACGCTCGCGATTCTCGCGACTCAACTCATTGCGATGTCGCTGATCCTTGAATGGGTGGTGGGTGCGCCTCGGGGCGTTGGTGCACTGATCGGAGGCATCGTGATGATTGCCTACTTCAGCGCCGGTGGCCTCTTCACCTCGGCATGGGTCAACCTCGTCCAGCTAACGGTCCTGCTGACAGGTTTCCTGATCGCGATCCCGATCGCGATCAGGAACGCCGGAGGGTGGAGTGCTGTCCTCGCCGCGGTACCTCAGGACCCCGAGTACATGAACTTTCTAGCACTGGGGGGGCTCATCACCTTCGTCACTGTCATGCCGGCCTTTGTGATCTCGCCCGGATTCGTACAAAAGGCGTTCGGGGCGATCGACGAGCGGACGATTCGGATTGGAGTTGGCCTGCAGGGAGTCGCCTTGCTGATCTTCGCCTCGGCCCCGATGCTCATGGGCCTGATCGCGCACAGCTACGACCCGGCTCTCGTCAACGCAGACTACGCAGTGCCGACGGTGCTCACCCTCGGCCTCCCGGCGATCCTCGGAGCTCTCGCGCTCGCCGCCGTATTCTCGGCAGAAGTCAGCAGTGCCGATGCGGTGTTATTCATGCTTTCGACCTCATTGTCCAAAGATATCTACAAGCGATATCTGGCCCCTGATGCGACTGACGCTCAGGTCCTGCGCGTGGCAAGGCTCGCAGCGATTGCTGGAGGGGCTCTCGGAATCGCCCT from Longimicrobiales bacterium includes the following:
- a CDS encoding sodium:solute symporter family protein — protein: MNPDPNAPVALQLGALVAYSLGLIGFGLWVSRRRRGGSASFFVADRKLGPGLLFSTFLAANIGAGSIIGASALSYNVGVSAWWFVGSAGIGQLVLAFFVGPRIWRVAKAHDLYTVGDYLEHRYGSAVRVTVASILWLGTLAILATQLIAMSLILEWVVGAPRGVGALIGGIVMIAYFSAGGLFTSAWVNLVQLTVLLTGFLIAIPIAIRNAGGWSAVLAAVPQDPEYMNFLALGGLITFVTVMPAFVISPGFVQKAFGAIDERTIRIGVGLQGVALLIFASAPMLMGLIAHSYDPALVNADYAVPTVLTLGLPAILGALALAAVFSAEVSSADAVLFMLSTSLSKDIYKRYLAPDATDAQVLRVARLAAIAGGALGIALTLVLDTVLQSIMIFYSILSVSLFVPVVAGLYSRRPGVPEAIAAIAAGVTGLFALEGAARWGGPVAVPAWMSSTGAGIVASAVVFALVFAMRRPKLGSPSNSSPPDTSQT